One window of the bacterium genome contains the following:
- the truA gene encoding tRNA pseudouridine(38-40) synthase TruA, with product MTELASQRYRLIVEYDGSDFVGWQVQPNGRSVQGEIEAALKRLFSVDIRIHGAGRTDAGVHATGQVAHFDATLQLDGDTMQRAINAELPPDVTIHDAAITDDDFHSRFSASSRSYCYTIAHARNSLNRRTQWQLFAGVDHAVISRTVQSLSGTHDFTTFSKLVPDLAHHYCHVFEASWEHDGEVTRFRIRANRFLQGMVRCLVGGLVQVGRKKITPEGFVELLEARDRGRAPMLAPPQGLVLTHVAYDSGEWNIVQGIMDRLRAEGEA from the coding sequence ATGACGGAACTGGCATCCCAACGCTACAGGCTCATCGTTGAATATGATGGCAGCGATTTCGTCGGCTGGCAGGTGCAGCCCAATGGCCGCTCGGTGCAGGGCGAGATCGAAGCTGCGCTCAAACGCCTGTTTTCCGTCGATATCCGCATTCATGGTGCCGGCAGAACAGATGCGGGGGTGCATGCGACAGGACAGGTGGCACATTTTGACGCCACGCTGCAGCTCGACGGCGACACCATGCAGCGTGCGATCAATGCGGAACTTCCGCCTGACGTCACTATTCACGATGCGGCGATCACCGATGATGATTTTCATTCCCGCTTTTCAGCGTCGTCGCGCAGCTACTGCTATACCATCGCCCACGCCCGGAATTCTCTCAACCGCCGGACACAATGGCAGCTTTTTGCAGGGGTTGACCACGCAGTCATTTCCAGAACTGTTCAGTCACTTTCAGGAACGCACGATTTTACCACGTTTTCCAAGCTGGTGCCAGATCTGGCGCATCATTACTGTCATGTATTCGAGGCATCCTGGGAGCATGACGGGGAGGTGACGCGTTTTCGCATCCGCGCGAACCGTTTCCTGCAGGGAATGGTGCGCTGCCTGGTGGGTGGACTCGTGCAGGTGGGAAGGAAAAAGATCACGCCGGAAGGGTTTGTCGAACTTCTCGAGGCGCGGGACAGGGGACGTGCACCGATGCTCGCACCGCCACAGGGACTCGTTCTCACCCATGTCGCCTACGACAGCGGGGAATGGAATATCGTGCAGGGCATCATGGACCGCCTTCGGGCCGAAGGGGAAGCCTGA
- a CDS encoding family 10 glycosylhydrolase, whose protein sequence is MHTSRIPVIVLLLLLPAAAALHAQQARRELRGAWVTTLLGLDWPASSLRGNPEAQQQALREIFDDLQSQHFNAVFFQVRSRGNAMYRSALEPWASELTGTLGRNPGWDPLAFAIREAHARGMELHAWFNVCRVWSAGMPPACSPEHIVRAHPQWVQRFGDDMWMDAGIPAARDYTLRVLEDLVRKYPIDGIHFDYVRYPDRGFRDDDTYRRYGRGMQRDDWRRENVNTIVREAYRKLTRLRPALQVGSAPIGIYRNIPGAKGWEGRNAIYQDSRRWLQDGYSDYVVPQIYWGLRRHGSRIDFEALVDDWKQGASGRHVYAGVAAYKDAIQPWLQDHVDATRDHGADGIVFFRYEHIRGRGFAGRFRDLAIPPPMPWRDNIRPNPPLHVRLNDDMLVWDAPVPASDGDSASWYGLYGWQGEEKNSATLLALLPAWARSAQLPDGYDNAGVTALDAFYNESGLAVELPPIAEAEEVSAPSITMPGPRISTPQYAGSDHILLAFELWRPADVRIRLMDSNGAEAMVLVDGRQSAGTHIIGIQTSRLPEDVQRYIFEADGMRSIMDFQPGSSVQ, encoded by the coding sequence ATGCATACATCCCGAATCCCGGTTATCGTTCTCCTGCTTCTGCTGCCCGCGGCAGCGGCGCTGCATGCGCAGCAGGCGCGCAGGGAGCTGCGCGGCGCGTGGGTGACGACGCTGCTGGGACTCGACTGGCCCGCATCCTCTCTCCGCGGAAATCCGGAGGCACAGCAGCAGGCGCTGCGCGAAATTTTCGACGATTTGCAATCGCAGCATTTCAATGCGGTGTTTTTCCAGGTGCGCTCCAGGGGAAACGCGATGTATCGCTCGGCGCTTGAGCCCTGGGCGTCGGAGCTGACCGGGACGCTGGGACGCAATCCGGGGTGGGATCCGCTGGCCTTCGCCATCCGTGAGGCGCATGCTCGTGGCATGGAGCTGCACGCCTGGTTCAACGTGTGCCGCGTCTGGAGTGCAGGAATGCCTCCTGCCTGCAGTCCCGAACACATCGTGCGTGCTCATCCGCAGTGGGTGCAGCGCTTCGGTGACGATATGTGGATGGACGCAGGGATCCCGGCAGCACGGGATTACACGCTGCGCGTGCTTGAAGATCTTGTGCGGAAATATCCGATTGACGGGATTCACTTCGACTATGTCCGCTACCCTGACCGAGGCTTCCGTGATGACGATACATATCGGCGTTATGGACGCGGGATGCAGCGCGACGACTGGCGCCGTGAGAACGTCAATACGATCGTGCGCGAGGCCTACCGGAAACTGACGCGCCTGCGTCCTGCACTGCAGGTCGGTTCGGCTCCCATCGGCATCTATCGCAATATTCCCGGTGCGAAAGGCTGGGAAGGACGCAACGCGATTTACCAGGATTCCCGGCGCTGGCTGCAGGACGGCTACAGTGATTACGTGGTGCCCCAGATTTACTGGGGGTTGCGGCGTCACGGCTCGCGCATCGATTTCGAGGCGCTGGTCGACGACTGGAAACAGGGTGCTTCAGGTCGGCACGTCTATGCCGGCGTCGCTGCCTACAAGGATGCGATACAGCCATGGCTGCAGGATCATGTGGACGCAACCCGTGACCACGGAGCGGACGGCATCGTGTTCTTCCGCTATGAGCATATACGAGGGCGCGGATTCGCGGGCCGCTTCCGTGACCTCGCAATTCCTCCACCCATGCCATGGCGCGACAACATTCGACCGAATCCCCCGCTGCATGTCCGGCTCAACGATGACATGCTGGTATGGGATGCGCCCGTTCCTGCGTCCGATGGCGACAGTGCCTCGTGGTATGGACTCTACGGCTGGCAGGGTGAGGAAAAGAACTCCGCGACACTGCTCGCACTTCTTCCCGCATGGGCGCGCTCGGCACAGCTTCCCGATGGATATGACAACGCCGGCGTGACTGCGCTCGATGCGTTTTACAATGAGAGCGGTCTGGCTGTTGAACTGCCGCCCATCGCCGAAGCAGAGGAAGTCAGTGCGCCTTCCATCACCATGCCGGGCCCGCGCATCTCTACGCCGCAGTATGCGGGCAGCGATCATATACTCCTCGCCTTCGAGCTGTGGCGTCCCGCGGATGTCCGCATCCGTTTGATGGACAGTAACGGTGCCGAGGCCATGGTCCTGGTGGACGGCAGGCAGTCCGCCGGTACGCATATCATCGGCATCCAGACTTCGCGTTTGCCCGAGGATGTTCAGCGGTACATCTTTGAAGCGGATGGCATGCGAAGTATCATGGATTTTCAACCTGGCTCGTCAGTACAGTAA
- a CDS encoding tetratricopeptide repeat protein, translating to MSRKRKQQTQSVDKVTPVFAPLEFGDWPRRLLSLLFPLAAIGAGLLYLLPMTELAGGPGLPFDEAYIPLDFARSLITHGVYAVHHLDPVSTGATSALQVLLLAVGGLFTEDFVLLSQLFGILCFAVAAFLMFRLGLLLFRRQQWMAVAAALLFVLSPRFASAAMSGLPTLLLIVLLLASATAYFGRRPMLFFLFAGLALWVRPDAIVFMFAAIVHLVYSHAGVKPELRKEQATGRPVTAGETRIGGIIYVLLLASYVVFNLIVGNGMLPDAVSATMAYYGNMTTDYLGEVQNFFSWSWSTLMLLFALFGLLPLIAAVLRRHPAPMLMSFTYVLASVVLFWFFHPVIRDYYVLLPTLPFFILIALWGLERLIGMLAGALPFLRMPAAVLALGLVLVAAGFAISDWLAFRGAHYKSVNYLIERHAKMGLWASFNTPADTRIATNVPGTVSYYGDRAVLDMKGAVSPEVLSIIGDLPALVQLLDSQDIKYIVTTRDEFEVVNINPIVSSDLTEPGIIEAFRYVPTRTHIMSQRASALNMEAVQLMQQKRFKAAANVLQRSLQEDPESSRSNTLLAIASLQLKDTTTAIDQLRKALLLHPHFAAAMVPLGDVLMQRHEWDEGLALLEKAVKLYPQSAQAQASLENAQKLMHEDSLRAKGGGTYTFTIEQ from the coding sequence ATGTCCAGAAAACGTAAGCAACAAACACAATCCGTTGACAAAGTAACCCCGGTCTTCGCACCGCTGGAATTCGGCGACTGGCCGCGCAGGCTGCTGTCGCTGCTGTTTCCGCTTGCCGCGATCGGTGCCGGACTCCTCTACCTTCTTCCGATGACCGAGCTGGCGGGGGGACCCGGACTGCCGTTCGACGAAGCCTACATTCCGCTCGATTTCGCGCGAAGCCTGATCACACACGGCGTGTATGCCGTGCATCATCTCGATCCCGTTTCCACGGGTGCGACTTCAGCGCTGCAGGTCCTTCTGCTGGCAGTCGGTGGACTGTTCACCGAGGATTTCGTTCTTCTCAGCCAGCTGTTCGGCATCCTCTGCTTCGCAGTTGCGGCATTCCTGATGTTCAGACTGGGACTGCTGCTGTTTCGCAGGCAGCAGTGGATGGCTGTGGCTGCGGCATTACTTTTCGTGCTCTCCCCGCGTTTTGCCAGTGCGGCGATGTCGGGACTCCCCACGCTGTTGCTGATCGTGCTGCTGCTCGCATCGGCGACAGCGTATTTCGGCCGGCGTCCCATGCTGTTTTTTCTCTTTGCCGGACTCGCGCTCTGGGTGCGTCCCGATGCGATTGTCTTCATGTTTGCTGCCATTGTGCATCTCGTCTACAGTCACGCCGGGGTGAAGCCGGAACTGAGGAAAGAGCAGGCCACGGGACGACCGGTCACCGCCGGGGAAACCCGCATCGGCGGGATCATCTACGTCCTGCTGCTTGCATCGTATGTCGTATTCAATCTCATCGTCGGGAACGGCATGCTGCCGGATGCCGTCAGCGCTACGATGGCATACTACGGCAACATGACCACGGATTATCTCGGTGAAGTGCAGAATTTCTTCAGCTGGTCATGGTCCACTCTCATGCTCCTGTTCGCGCTGTTCGGACTGCTGCCACTCATCGCTGCCGTGCTGCGCCGTCACCCCGCTCCCATGCTGATGAGCTTCACCTATGTGCTTGCGAGTGTAGTGCTGTTCTGGTTTTTCCATCCTGTCATCCGCGACTACTACGTGCTGCTGCCCACGCTGCCGTTTTTCATCCTGATTGCGTTGTGGGGTCTCGAACGGCTCATCGGCATGCTGGCAGGGGCTCTGCCGTTTCTCCGCATGCCTGCGGCTGTGCTCGCTCTCGGACTGGTACTCGTTGCGGCGGGATTCGCGATTTCGGATTGGCTGGCCTTCCGCGGCGCCCACTACAAGAGCGTGAACTACCTGATCGAGCGTCACGCGAAAATGGGACTCTGGGCGTCGTTCAACACTCCCGCGGATACCCGTATCGCGACGAATGTACCCGGTACGGTGTCGTACTACGGAGATCGTGCGGTGCTCGACATGAAGGGCGCTGTTTCTCCTGAAGTACTTTCGATCATCGGCGACCTGCCCGCGCTGGTGCAGCTTCTCGACAGTCAGGACATCAAGTATATCGTGACCACGAGAGACGAATTTGAAGTGGTGAATATCAATCCCATCGTTTCCTCCGACCTCACGGAACCGGGGATTATCGAAGCTTTCCGCTACGTTCCTACGCGGACGCATATCATGTCGCAGAGGGCGAGCGCCCTCAACATGGAGGCCGTGCAGCTCATGCAGCAGAAGCGTTTCAAGGCGGCGGCGAATGTGCTGCAGCGTTCGCTGCAAGAAGATCCGGAATCCAGCCGCAGCAATACACTGCTTGCGATTGCGAGCCTGCAATTGAAAGACACCACGACGGCCATTGATCAGCTGCGCAAGGCGCTGCTGCTGCATCCGCATTTCGCGGCGGCCATGGTGCCGCTTGGCGATGTGCTCATGCAGCGGCACGAGTGGGATGAGGGGCTCGCCCTGCTCGAAAAGGCTGTCAAGCTGTATCCGCAATCAGCACAGGCGCAGGCGTCCCTTGAAAACGCACAGAAGCTGATGCACGAAGATTCCCTCCGTGCAAAGGGCGGCGGCACATATACCTTCACCATCGAGCAATAA
- the recG gene encoding ATP-dependent DNA helicase RecG has translation MAQSSSILPSSIPVSSLPGVGSRRAQVLTAAGLHTAEDLLHYYPRRYLDRSTLVTIGELGMHAGEVVTVMGTVGTVHTVPGRRKRLVVTLRDGGGSMELVFFQGINYWQSAFAAGQAVAVSGEVQFYGRNPSMVHPDIDRLHEGDTLEFVNTGGIIPVYPSNAELEKVGLNRHGGFRRLMQQVLARYLPGVQDWYTEEFRAAHGLLGLQDALENIHRPTDAGKREHAAHRLIFDEFFILSLQLALRKRKQGNAAPGIAFKGESPTARNLIEQLPFALTDAQKRVLREIVQDMRTERAMNRLLQGDVGSGKTVVALLSMLLAVDSGYQCALMVPTEILAEQHYRSITTMVDDLRLSVELLTGQQAGSAKNARLAAVANGDVHIVVGTHALIQEHVQFHKLGMVVIDEQHRFGVAQRANLRSKGHAPDVLVMTATPIPRTLSMTLYGDLDVSVIDQLPANRKRVRTAIRFDEDRGAVYDFVRSEVEEGNQAYIVFPLVSESEKLDLKAATEEYERLSGEVFTGLRLGLLHGQMKAEDKDAMMMRFKRREIDILVSTTVIEVGVDVPDATVMVIEHAERFGLAQLHQLRGRVGRSDKQAYCILMTTKRMYFAGRGKSTDEQKQISDLRRRLDTMRDSTDGFHIAQVDMEIRGPGDLWGTQQSGYPEFRIANLLEHEHILVEAREAAFTIIENDPQLRKSEHRGIREILGPRIRRQLKMADIS, from the coding sequence ATGGCGCAATCTTCAAGCATACTCCCCTCCTCCATCCCCGTCAGTTCACTTCCCGGCGTGGGCAGTCGTCGCGCGCAGGTGCTGACGGCGGCGGGACTGCATACCGCAGAGGATTTACTGCATTACTATCCCCGGCGCTATCTCGATCGCAGTACGCTGGTGACCATAGGCGAACTGGGCATGCATGCGGGCGAAGTGGTGACAGTCATGGGAACCGTGGGCACGGTGCATACGGTACCCGGACGACGCAAGCGACTGGTGGTGACACTCCGCGATGGCGGGGGCAGTATGGAGCTGGTGTTCTTCCAGGGGATCAATTACTGGCAAAGCGCGTTTGCGGCGGGACAGGCAGTCGCGGTATCCGGGGAAGTGCAGTTTTACGGCCGCAATCCGAGCATGGTGCATCCGGACATCGACCGTCTGCATGAAGGAGACACACTCGAGTTCGTGAACACCGGCGGAATCATTCCCGTCTATCCTTCAAACGCAGAGCTTGAGAAAGTCGGTCTCAACCGCCATGGAGGCTTCCGCCGTCTCATGCAGCAGGTACTGGCACGTTATCTGCCGGGGGTGCAGGACTGGTATACCGAGGAATTTCGCGCCGCACATGGATTACTCGGACTGCAGGACGCCCTTGAGAACATCCATCGTCCCACCGACGCCGGCAAACGCGAGCACGCCGCCCATCGATTGATTTTCGACGAATTCTTCATCCTCTCCCTGCAGCTGGCCCTGCGGAAACGTAAACAGGGCAACGCCGCACCGGGAATCGCTTTCAAGGGAGAGAGTCCCACGGCCCGGAATCTCATCGAACAGCTCCCATTTGCACTCACGGATGCCCAGAAACGCGTTCTGCGCGAAATCGTGCAGGACATGCGTACGGAGCGCGCGATGAACCGTCTGCTGCAGGGAGATGTGGGTTCGGGAAAAACCGTGGTTGCGCTGCTGAGCATGCTGCTGGCAGTGGACAGTGGCTATCAATGCGCGCTGATGGTACCCACGGAAATCCTCGCCGAACAGCATTACCGCAGCATCACTACGATGGTCGACGATCTGAGATTATCCGTCGAGCTGCTGACGGGACAGCAGGCGGGTAGCGCGAAAAATGCGCGGCTTGCCGCCGTGGCGAACGGAGACGTACATATCGTGGTCGGCACGCATGCGCTGATACAGGAGCATGTGCAGTTCCACAAACTGGGCATGGTCGTCATCGACGAGCAGCATCGTTTCGGTGTCGCACAGCGCGCCAATCTGCGTTCAAAAGGCCACGCACCCGACGTGCTGGTCATGACCGCCACGCCCATTCCCCGGACGCTCTCGATGACACTGTACGGCGACCTGGATGTGTCCGTCATCGACCAGCTCCCTGCCAATCGCAAGCGTGTGCGCACGGCAATCCGTTTCGATGAAGACCGTGGCGCCGTGTACGATTTCGTACGCAGCGAAGTAGAAGAAGGCAACCAGGCCTATATTGTCTTCCCTCTCGTCAGCGAAAGCGAGAAGCTGGATCTCAAGGCCGCGACCGAAGAGTACGAGCGCCTGAGCGGTGAGGTATTTACGGGACTGCGGCTGGGATTGCTGCATGGACAGATGAAGGCAGAGGATAAGGATGCGATGATGATGCGCTTCAAACGCAGGGAAATCGACATCCTGGTCTCCACCACCGTCATCGAAGTCGGCGTCGACGTCCCTGACGCTACGGTCATGGTCATCGAACATGCCGAGCGTTTCGGACTCGCGCAGCTGCATCAGCTGCGGGGACGCGTGGGACGCAGCGACAAGCAGGCCTATTGCATTCTCATGACGACCAAGCGCATGTATTTCGCGGGACGCGGAAAAAGTACCGACGAACAGAAGCAGATTTCCGATCTGCGGCGCCGGCTCGACACCATGCGCGATTCCACCGACGGATTTCACATCGCGCAGGTGGATATGGAGATCCGGGGTCCCGGAGACCTCTGGGGCACGCAGCAAAGCGGCTACCCCGAATTCCGCATCGCCAATCTTCTCGAACATGAGCATATTCTCGTGGAGGCCCGTGAAGCGGCCTTCACCATCATTGAAAACGACCCACAGCTGCGCAAAAGCGAGCACCGCGGAATCCGGGAAATACTCGGTCCCCGCATCCGCCGGCAGCTGAAAATGGCTGACATATCCTGA